The Neofelis nebulosa isolate mNeoNeb1 chromosome 16, mNeoNeb1.pri, whole genome shotgun sequence genome includes a window with the following:
- the PDE6G gene encoding retinal rod rhodopsin-sensitive cGMP 3',5'-cyclic phosphodiesterase subunit gamma has product MNLEPPKAEVRSATRVTGGPVTPRKGPPKFKQRQTRQFKSKPPKKGVQGFGDDIPGMEGLGTDITVICPWEAFNHLELHELAQYGII; this is encoded by the exons ATGAACCTGGAGCCACCCAAGGCCGAGGTCCGGTCGGCCACCAGGGTGACTGGGGGGCCTGTCACTCCCAGGAAAGGGCCCCCCAAATTTAAGCAGCGGCAAACCAGGCAGTTCAAGAGCAAGCCCCCCAAGAAAGGCGTCCAAGG GTTTGGGGATGACATCCCTGGAATGGAAGGCCTGGGAACAG ACATTACGGTCATCTGCCCATGGGAGGCCTTCAACCACCTGGAGCTGCACGAACTGGCCCAGTACGGCATCATCTAG
- the TSPAN10 gene encoding tetraspanin-10 has translation MTVASWLGSQLSRPRLHGSQTGRGHGTSSASQLERPGRGPAHLSCWRMEEGEKSPLLVQDPGCQEGPLTSSHPGPVPREERVWRAGPGGGPASSLPLGISCLKCLTFLLNFLFSLLGLLALAIGLWGLAVKGSLGSVWGVALPEDPILGLVLGGLAVSAVSLAGCLGALCESAFLLRCFSGGLVAFLLLEAVVGALLVALWGPLQDGLEHTLRAAITHYQDDPGLRFLIDQIQLGLQCCGASSYRDWTRNLYFNCSSPGVQACSLPASCCVHPGEDGASVNDQCGSGALRLDQDAARRVVHLEGCGPPLRRWLRRNVRAAGAYAIVVVAVQGVELLLANQLVRALAVRPGEVDSPRATGTVALSTRASHSVKRPLPNWPRADSPGGPPGKVSYGIPDALASSTGCASGPPGPPFP, from the exons ATGACTGTGGCCTCCTGGCTCGGTTCACAACTCAGCCGGCCCCGACTGCACGGCTCACAGACCGGCCGAGGACACGGCACCAGCTCTGCGTCCCAGCTAGAGAGGCCAGGCAGGGGCCCAGCGCACCTGTCCTGCTGGAGaatggaggaaggggaaaagagccCCCTGCTGGTCCAG gACCCCGGGTGCCAGGAGGGGCCGCTCACTTCAAGCCATCCCGGTCCGGTGCCCCGAGAGGAGCGGGTCTGGAGGGCAGGCCCCGGGGGAGGCccggcctcctccctccccttgggaATCAGCTGCCTGAAGTGCCTGACCTTCCTGCtcaacttcctcttctctctgctcgGTCTGCTGGCCCTGGCCATCGGGCTCTGGGGCTTGGCCGTCAAGGGGTCTCTGGGGAGCGTCTGGGGGGTGGCCCTGCCCGAAGACCCCATTCTGGGACTGGTACTGGGGGGGCTGGCCGTCAGTGCGGTGAGCCTGGCGGGCTGCCTGGGGGCCCTGTGTGAGAGTGCTTTTCTGCTCCGCTGCTTCTCGGGGGGTCTCGTCGCCTTCCTGCTGCTGGAGGCCGTGGTGGGTGCCCTGCTGGTGGCCCTCTGGGGCCCACTGCAGGATGGCCTGGAGCACACCCTGCGTGCGGCCATCACCCACTATCAGGATGACCCGGGCCTGCGCTTCCTTATTGACCAAATCCAGCTTGGGCTGCAGTGCTGCGGGGCGTCTTCCTACCGGGACTGGACGCGGAACCT GTACTTTAACTGCAGCTCCCCGGGGGTCCAGGCCTGcagccttcctgcctcctgctgcgTCCACCCCGGGGAAGACGGAGCCTCTGTCAACGACCAGTGTGGCTCTGGAGCCCTGCGCCTGGACCAGGATGCCGCTCGGAGAGTGGTGCACCTGGAGGGCTGTGGCCCTCCTCTCCGGCGGTGGCTGCGCAGGAACGTGCGGGCCGCGGGTGCCTACGCGATCGTGGTCGTGGCGGTCCAAGGGGTGGAGCTCCTGTTGGCCAACCAGCTGGTGAGGGCCCTGGCCGTCCGCCCGGGGGAGGTGGACAGCCCCAGAGCCACGGGGACGGTGGCCTTGTCCACCCGCGCCTCACACTCCGTGAAACGGCCCCTGCCAAACTGGCCCAGGGCTGACAGCCCAGGAGGACCCCCAGGGAAGGTGTCCTACGGCATCCCAGACGCCCTGGCCTCCTCCACCGGCTGTGCCTCCGGCCCCCCAGGGCCCCCCTTCCCCTGA